The genomic segment GTCCAGATCTTCGTGGTAGCGGCGCAGCAGCTCGACGAGGATCGCTTCTTTGGAGTCGAAATGGTGATAGAGGCTGCCGGGAAGAATGCCTGCGGCGTCAGCGATTTCCTGCAGCGACGTCCGCAGCCCCGAGGTCGCGATGATCGACGCCGCGGTCTGCAGGATCTCGGTGCGACGCGTGCCGTCGTCGTAGGCGTGGCCGGCGCCCAGCTTCGGCGTCATGCGCGACCGCCCCACGTCTCCTCCAAAGGCTGAGATCCGGTACCCGGCTGACCCAATATTTGGCAGACGCTACCAGAACCCGGCCGGCGTGCGGGGCCGTCACCTGCGGATGTTGCTCGCCGGTGGCGGGCCCTGGGAGACCCGTTTGGTCCCGCGCGTCAGGTGTTGTCGGCGTTGCTGCGCGGGAAGCCGCCGCCCTGCGGGAACAGCGGGAAGACGACGTCGTCGAGCTTCTCGGCATCGCCGGCCGTGCGGTTGATTGTTGCGCCCCAGATGTTTCCGTCCGGAGCCACCTGCAATGCCCAGGCGTGGCCGTGGGTGTCCTGGCGCACGACCTCGGGCTCACCGGTCACCGAACCCGTGCCCTTCGCCAGTCGCACCGCCACGGTCTGCTTGGCGTTGACGAGGTTCACCAGGATCGTGCCGTCCAGCGCCGCACAGCCGGCGACGCCGGGACGATCCGGCCATGTCCACACCGTCGTGGTCGTGGCGTCCGGCGAAATGCGTTGCAGGCGGTCACCGGCCGGCGAGCGGTCGGTGATGTAGAGCGACTTGTCGGTCGGGTCGATGCACATACCGCCTGCCGGGCCCATGCCCGACAGTGCGGTGGTCGGCGGGGCGGGGTTCACCGTCGTCGGCTGCTCGAGGCGAACCACCTTGCCCGCCAACGACTTCGGATCCGCGGCCAATGCCGGGTTACCGGCGTCGCCCGTCTGGACGACCAGCGTCGTCGGGCTGGTGAAGATCAGCGAACCGCTATTGCCGGTGGCGCCCTTAGGGATCCCGGTCAAGATGGGCTTGGGAATGTCGCCGTCCGCCACCCGGATCACTTCGTTGTCGCTCGGCGTACTGATGTAGGCGTACATCAGGCGGTCCTGCGAGTAGGTGGGCGACAGCACGATGTCCATCAATCCGCCATCGCCGCTCGGATCGACCGGGATGACGGTGCGGATCTTCGGCTCCGCGCTCACCGACACGTCCTTGACCGCACCGGTCGTGCGTTCGGCCACGATGGCGGTCTTGCTGTCCGGTCCCATGATCAGACCGCTGGTGCTCTCCAGGCACCCCTGCATCACTCCGGGCGCGGGGCAGGCCTTGGGGAACGGCTTGGGCGGCAGGGGAGGCGGAGGCGGCGGTGTTGAACTCGGGCCGGGCGCCAGCTGCGGAGCCGTGGTGAAGGGCTGCGAGATGTCGTTGTTGAACTTCGCGCAGCCCGCCGACGAGCCCGCCACGACCGACGCTGCACAGAGCCCGGCCAGCACTCCGCGAACCGACCGGCGTAGCTGCATGCCCGTCAGGTTACGGACAGCGCGCCGCTGTTCGCCACGACGGCCCGGTCGCGGCCTGAAATCCAGGCAATATTGCCCGCTAGAAGCGCCGCTCAAATCCCCGATTTGCGGCGAACTGCACTTACTCTGACTTGCGTGACGAGTCAAGGCCCCGATCCGCACTGGCAGCGCCCCGACGACTCCTCGGCCCGACCGGCGTCGGCCCAGCTGGTCGACCCGGAGGACGATCTGCCCTCAGCCACCTACGGTGGCGATTTCGAGACCACGACGATCCCGCATTACGGCTCGGGACTGCCGGGTTCGGCGCCGTCGACCGGCTACGGCCTGCTGCACGACCCGGAACCGTTGCCATACGTGCAGCCTCATCTGGATCCGACGCCCTCGCAGGCCACGCCGATGGAGATCGAACCCATCGACGCCGAGGAGCGCGCGAAGGCCGCCGCCCGCCGCGGCACCCAGGACATCGGCCTGTTCCTGTTGCGCGTCGTCATCGGCGCTGCGTTCATCGGCCACGGATTGCAGAAGGCGTTCGGGTGGTGGGGCGGCCAGGGCCTGGACGGCTTCAAGACCGCACTCGCCGATGCCGGATATCAGCACGCCAGCGTGCTCACCTATGTCGGCGCCGGGGCCCAGATCCTCGTGGGTGTGCTGCTGGTGCTCGGATTGTTCACCCCGATCGCCGCCGCCGGCGGCATCGCCTACCTGGTGAACAGCCTGCTCACGATCATCTCGGCGCAGCGTCGGGACGGCTACCTCGCGGTCTTCGGGCCCGACGGCATCGAGTACCTGCTGGTGCTGATCGTCGCGACCTCCGCGATCATCCTGGTCGGCCCCGGCCGCTTCGGTTTCGACGGCGGACGCGGGTGGGCCAGGCGGCCGTTCATCGGGTCGTTCATCGCGTTGCTGCTCGGAATCGGTGGCGGCATCGCGGCGTGGGTGTTCCTGCACGGCAACAACCCACTGGCCTAGCTAGTCGTACGGGTTGGGCACCCGTCCGCCGCTGGCCTCGGCCAGCAGCGGCAGCATCGCGAACGTCACCGCCGGCAGCATCATCTCCGACCCGTCGCGCAGATGCGCCCGTGCCCACGAGGTGCGGTCGAAGCGCAGACCGTCGACCTCATCCCAGCCGACGCTGCGGCTGCTCAACAGCGTGCGGGCCGTCAGTGTGTTGCGGTCGGCCACCGTGCGCAGACGCACGATCGCCGCCGACGCCAGGATCGGCAGCACCATGAACACCGCACCCCAGGTGGGGAACACCGTGATCATCACCAACAGCCCGAGTGCGAGGAAGCCGGAGGCGAAATGCGCCATCGGCGACATCCGGATCACCGCCGGTTTGGTGGTCGAATCGTCAGGTGCACGACGGGAGGGCATGGCAGCCATCATCCCACCACCCGGCGGGGCGCCTCGCCGGCCCGCATCGGGATTTGACGCTTGACCAGTGCGGAGGCTACCGTCGCAGGTTATGAAGACCGGCGGAATGCTCGTAGTAATTGGCCAGCGCGTTGGTGCCGCGCTTGCCCCGACACGGGCATAGCCACACGCACCAGCGCGCAACCCTCGATCAGCCGCCGAAGCTGACGGGGGTTTTTTCTTGCCCGAAGGAACGAACAGGATCGAAAAGGACGACACCGTGAGCGCTCCCACCACGCGACCACCCGAGCCGTCGGCGACCGCCGGCAGCAAAACCGCAGCACACTCAGCCGGTAAGAACGGGACGGCGGCCGCCAAGCGCGTCGGCCCCCAGCAGCTCACGGGCGCCCAGGCGGTGGTCCGCTCGCTGGAGGAGATCGGTGTCGACACCATCTTCGGCATCCCCGGCGGCGCGGTGCTGCCGGTCTACGACCCGCTCTACGACTCCCAGAAGCTGCGCCACGTGCTGGTCCGCCACGAGCAGGGCGCCGGGCACGCCGCCAGCGGCTACGCCCACGCCACCGGCAAGGTCGGCGTCATGATGGCCACCTCGGGTCCCGGCGCCACCAACCTGGTCACCCCGCTGGCCGATGCGCAGATGGATTCCATCCCGGTGGTCGCCATCACCGGGCAGGTCGGTCGCAGCCTGATCGGCACTGACGCCTTCCAGGAAGCCGACATTTCCGGCATCACGATGCCGATCACCAAGCACAATTTCCTGGTGCGCAACGGCGACGACATCCCGCGGGTGATCGCCGAGGCATTCCATATCGCCGCCTCCGGCCGACCCGGAGCGGTCCTGGTGGACATCCCCAAGGACATCCTGCAGGGGCAGTGCACCTTCTCGTGGCCGCCGCAGATCGACCTGCCCGGCTACAAGCCGAACACCAAGCCGCACAGCAGGCAGATCCGCGAGGCCGCCAGGCTGATCGCCGCGGCGCGCAAGCCGGTGCTTTATGTCGGCGGCGGCGTGATCCGCGGTGAGGCAGGAGACGAGTTGCGGACGCTGGCCGAGCTGACCGGCATCCCGGTGGTCACCACGCTGATGGCCCGCGGTGCCTTCCCGGACAGCCACCAGCAG from the Mycolicibacterium crocinum genome contains:
- a CDS encoding DoxX family protein, with translation MTSQGPDPHWQRPDDSSARPASAQLVDPEDDLPSATYGGDFETTTIPHYGSGLPGSAPSTGYGLLHDPEPLPYVQPHLDPTPSQATPMEIEPIDAEERAKAAARRGTQDIGLFLLRVVIGAAFIGHGLQKAFGWWGGQGLDGFKTALADAGYQHASVLTYVGAGAQILVGVLLVLGLFTPIAAAGGIAYLVNSLLTIISAQRRDGYLAVFGPDGIEYLLVLIVATSAIILVGPGRFGFDGGRGWARRPFIGSFIALLLGIGGGIAAWVFLHGNNPLA
- a CDS encoding PH domain-containing protein; amino-acid sequence: MPSRRAPDDSTTKPAVIRMSPMAHFASGFLALGLLVMITVFPTWGAVFMVLPILASAAIVRLRTVADRNTLTARTLLSSRSVGWDEVDGLRFDRTSWARAHLRDGSEMMLPAVTFAMLPLLAEASGGRVPNPYD
- a CDS encoding PQQ-dependent sugar dehydrogenase, which produces MQLRRSVRGVLAGLCAASVVAGSSAGCAKFNNDISQPFTTAPQLAPGPSSTPPPPPPLPPKPFPKACPAPGVMQGCLESTSGLIMGPDSKTAIVAERTTGAVKDVSVSAEPKIRTVIPVDPSGDGGLMDIVLSPTYSQDRLMYAYISTPSDNEVIRVADGDIPKPILTGIPKGATGNSGSLIFTSPTTLVVQTGDAGNPALAADPKSLAGKVVRLEQPTTVNPAPPTTALSGMGPAGGMCIDPTDKSLYITDRSPAGDRLQRISPDATTTTVWTWPDRPGVAGCAALDGTILVNLVNAKQTVAVRLAKGTGSVTGEPEVVRQDTHGHAWALQVAPDGNIWGATINRTAGDAEKLDDVVFPLFPQGGGFPRSNADNT